From Plectropomus leopardus isolate mb unplaced genomic scaffold, YSFRI_Pleo_2.0 unplaced_scaffold9269, whole genome shotgun sequence:
GACCACGGAGACGGTGGTGGGCGTGGCCGGCAGGAAGGTGACGCTGCCCTGTCGCTCCGAGGCGGCGAGGAAGAGAGGACTGGACGTGTGCTGGGGGAGAGGAGAGCCGTCACTGTTCACCTGCCACAACACCGTGATCCACACCGCCGGAGACCAGGTGTCATACAGGAAGTCATACAGGTACGACCTCACAGGTGCATGATGTCACACAGGTACGACCTCGCAGGTGCATGATGTCACACAGGTACGACCTCGCAGGTGCATGATGTCACACAGGTACGACCTCACAGGTGCATGATGTCACACAGGTACGACTCCTTTGTTGACTCAAAGTgagcgtttgtgccaaaaaaaaaaaaaaatgacctcagagTTTGTCCTCTTCATTTagttgaaattaaaaaaaataataaatacatctGAATACTGATGTGAGTGCTGATGTGTCCTGCAGGTACTCgtcgtcctcctcctcgtcccCATCTTCTCTGTCCATCTTTAACGTTCGTCCATCAGACTCCGGTTTCTATCACTGCAGAGTTCAGCTGCCCGGTCTGTTCAACGACCAAACGTCCACCGTCCacctcatcatcatcagccGTACGTTGACGTCCTCCGTCCCTCCGACACAACACAGACCTCCGTCAGCATCAGCTTCAGCACTaacactgtctctctgtctctctgtctgtctctctgtctctctgtctgtctctctgtctctctgtctctctgtctgtctctctgtctctctgtctgtctctctgtccgtct
This genomic window contains:
- the LOC121940697 gene encoding hepatitis A virus cellular receptor 1 homolog, which produces MPPLLLLLHTFTCVCVLPAGVSAVTTETVVGVAGRKVTLPCRSEAARKRGLDVCWGRGEPSLFTCHNTVIHTAGDQVSYRKSYRYSSSSSSSPSSLSIFNVRPSDSGFYHCRVQLPGLFNDQTSTVHLIIISPRSVISDSSDSDSAPHTA